In Pyrus communis chromosome 8, drPyrComm1.1, whole genome shotgun sequence, one genomic interval encodes:
- the LOC137743934 gene encoding ABC transporter G family member 10-like encodes MELPVKMPVSGSLRTPYRLETRNLCYKLSTRFDEMKFVCCRESSRRVPKFILKDVNCEARPAGITAIAGPSGAGKTTLLEILAGKISPKKVCGEVLVNGQPMDTKSFRRMSGYVTQDDALFPLLTVEETLMYSALLRLPGGRKNAADKVRKLMKELGLVHVAGSRVGWGSNNGISGGERRRVSIGVDLVHNPAVVLIDEPTSGLDSASAFHVVSLLRTMVFNQGKTIVLTIHQPGFRILEMFDRVVLLSSGTVIHNGSLCLLQETLNLAGHRIPNHVNLLEFAIDVIESLEGAQTSETLRNQRFRPLEQRFVCSGILAKKLPVYPNSRPREVVILGQRFCSNIFRTKQLFVTRVIQALVAGFVLGSIFFNVGTEKGSFALQTQTGFFAFSLTFLLSSSTEGLPIFLQERRILMSETSKGAYRVSSYVIANTLIFLPFLLMVCFLFTAPVYWLVGLRRDIDAFLYFSLVVWMVLLMSNSVVACFSALVPNFIMGSSLISGLMGSFFLFSGYFISKDRLPSYWIFMYYLSLFKYPFDCFMINEYGGEQGRRCIQQIGNEGCNLFGDGFLRQQGLKEAQKWSNLGVMLVFIIGYRVLCFLILWCRCCRNRN; translated from the coding sequence ATGGAGTTGCCTGTGAAAATGCCGGTTTCCGGCAGCCTGAGAACGCCATACAGACTTGAAACCAGAAACTTGTGCTACAAATTATCAACCCGATTCGATGAGATGAAATTCGTGTGTTGCAGGGAGAGCTCGAGGAGAGTTCCGAAATTCATTCTGAAGGATGTGAATTGTGAAGCAAGGCCTGCAGGGATCACTGCAATTGCTGGCCCTAGTGGAGCAGGAAAAACCACACTGCTAGAGATTCTTGCTGGAAAGATATCCCCAAAGAAAGTGTGCGGTGAGGTGCTGGTGAATGGTCAGCCTATGGACACGAAAAGTTTTCGCAGAATGTCGGGCTATGTCACACAGGACGATGCCCTATTTCCGTTACTTACAGTTGAAGAAACCCTCATGTACAGTGCTCTGCTCAGGCTTCCTGGTGGGAGGAAAAATGCTGCAGATAAAGTGAGGAAGCTGATGAAGGAGCTCGGGCTGGTACATGTCGCGGGTTCAAGAGTCGGCTGGGGATCAAACAACGGGATTTCGGGTGGTGAAAGGCGCAGGGTTTCGATTGGAGTCGATTTAGTTCATAATCCAGCTGTGGTTTTGATTGATGAACCAACTTCAGGGTTGGATTCTGCCTCAGCTTTCCATGTAGTCTCATTGCTCAGAACAATGGTTTTCAATCAGGGTAAAACTATTGTCCTGACAATTCACCAACCAGGTTTCCGAATCCTAGAGATGTTCGATCGCGTTGTTCTGCTTTCAAGTGGAACTGTGATCCACAATGGATCATTGTGTCTTCTACAAGAAACGCTCAATTTAGCTGGCCATCGCATCCCCAACCATGTTAACTTGCTCGAATTcgccattgatgttatcgagaGCTTGGAGGGTGCACAAACTTCAGAAACCTTGCGCAACCAACGTTTCCGGCCTCTAGAACAAAGGTTTGTATGCTCTGGTATCTTAGCAAAGAAGCTTCCAGTCTACCCAAATTCGCGTCCCCGGGAAGTTGTAATACTAGGGCAAAGATTTTGTAGCAACATATTTAGAACAAAGCAATTGTTTGTCACTAGAGTTATACAAGCCTTGGTAGCTGGATTCGTACTCGGAAGCATTTTCTTTAATGTTGGAACGGAAAAAGGGAGCTTTGCCTTGCAAACACAAACTGGATTTTTCGCCTTCAGCCTCACATTCTTGCTGTCTTCCAGCACAGAAGGCCTACCGATTTTCTTACAAGAGCGAAGAATACTAATGAGTGAGACTTCCAAGGGAGCCTATCGAGTTTCCTCCTATGTCATAGCAAACACCCTCATTTTTCTCCCTTTCCTTTTGATGGTTTGTTTTCTGTTCACCGCACCGGTTTACTGGCTAGTCGGATTGAGGAGGGACATTGATGCATTCCTCTACTTCTCTCTGGTGGTCTGGATGGTTCTTCTCATGTCCAATTCTGTTGTGGCCTGCTTCAGTGCTCTTGTGCCCAACTTCATCATGGGGAGTTCCCTGATTTCCGGGCTCATGggatctttctttctcttttcggGATACTTCATTTCAAAGGACAGGCTCCCAAGCTACTGGATATTCATGTACTACTTGAGTCTTTTCAAGTACCCGTTCGATTGCTTTATGATAAATGAGTATGGAGGAGAGCAGGGAAGGAGATGCATTCAACAGATTGGCAACGAAGGATGCAACCTTTTCGGGGACGGATTCTTGAGACAGCAGGGTTTAAAAGAAGCACagaaatggagcaatttgggtgTGATGCTGGTATTCATAATTGGTTATAGAGTGCTTTGTTTTCTCATTCTGTGGTGCAGATGCTGCAGAAATAGAAACTAG